A window of Mixophyes fleayi isolate aMixFle1 chromosome 10, aMixFle1.hap1, whole genome shotgun sequence contains these coding sequences:
- the FERMT3 gene encoding fermitin family homolog 3 gives MAGIQTSSGEYIDSSWELRVYVDEFGDEADPVTLRVTGDTHIGGVMLQVVEKIGKTQDWSDHALWWKQKCQWLLKTNWTLDKYGVLADALLHFMPQHKPVILSLPNQCSLRIRVCFSSSTFSACAEVCKVLGIRHPEELSFLKAPEEQEKKKKKEKDPVTQEIFDFASFQPSAATAGQVYLGGIPSHFTVSPEAQECYRALSVCRTGLTPEDVQKRYKPTSVINKTPVHARWLNSSKSLMQQGVQEGDRLWLQFKYYTFHDMDAKMDAVRINLLFEQARWAVLLEETECTEEEMMVFGALQYHVNKLSVVSDPMNLPQDPALQDLDEALSHLEVKLEATTHSEALERIELEPELQEYLRVLRPRKMTLKGYKQNWVMLKGTNVSCYKSKEEARGEPLILLALKGCEVIPEVNFASQKFCIRLLVPSPEGMNEVYLRCENEQQYSRWMAGCRLAAKGRTMGDSSYDGEVQSILSFLNLQKSNQHTSASTADSINMLALVSPRYQKKLKLKQLSPRILEAYQNIAQISLVEAKLRFIQDWQSLPDFGVSYFLVRFKGARRDEILGIASNRLIRIDLNVGDVVKTWMYSNMKQWNVNWDIRQVSIEFTENINVAFTCVSAPCKVVHEYIGGYIFMSTRARDGGAKGLNEELFHKLTGGHEAL, from the exons ATGGCTGGCATTCAGACCTCCAGTGGAGAATACATAGATTCCTCATGGGAGCTAAGAGTCTATGTTGATGAATTTGGGGATGAAGCTGACCCAGTAACACTCCGAGTAACCGGGGACACTCACATCGGAGGCGTCATGTTGCAAGTGGTGGAGAAAATAG GTAAGACCCAGGACTGGTCTGACCATGCTTTATGGTGGAAGCAGAAATGCCAGTGGCTGCTGAAGACTAATTGGACCTTGGACAAATATGGTGTCCTGGCTGATGCCCTTCTACACTTCATGCCCCAACACAAACCGGTCATCTTATCTCTACCAAACCAGTGCTCACTTAGGATCCGAGTTTGCTTCTCCAGCTCTACATTTAGCGCTTGCGCTGAGGTCTGTAAGGTTCTGG GTATCAGACATCCAGAGGAGCTTTCTTTCCTGAAGGCACCTgaagaacaagaaaaaaagaagaaaaaagagaaagatcCAGTGACTCAAGAAATCTTTGACTTTGCTTCCTTCCAGCCTTCAGCTG CCACTGCAGGCCAGGTATACCTAGGGGGAATCCCTTCACATTTCACTGTTAGTCCTGAGGCACAGGAGTGTTACAGAGCACTGTCCGTCTGCCGGACTGGACTTACCCCTGAGGATGTACAGAAAAGATACAAGCCGACTTCAGTGATTAATAAAACACCAGTGCATGCCAG GTGGCTGAATTCCTCGAAGTCTCTCATGCAGCAGGGCGTGCAGGAAGGAGATAGACTGTGGCTGCAGTTTAAGTATTACACTTTCCATGACATGGACGCAAAG ATGGATGCTGTACGGATTAACCTGCTCTTTGAGCAGGCGCGGTGGGCTGTGCTATTAGAGGAAACTGAGTGTACAGAAGAGGAGATGATGGTGTTTGGTGCTCTCCAG TATCATGTGAACAAACTGTCAGTAGTCTCGGACCCCATGAATTTGCCCCAAGACCCCGCTCTCCAGGATCTGGATGAGGCACTATCACATCTGGAAGTAAAACTGGAGGCGACTACTCACAGTGAGGCCTTG GAAAGGATCGAACTTGAACCAGAGCTGCAGGAGTATCTGCGAGTGCTCAG ACCACGGAAAATGACTCTGAAAGGCTATAAACAGAACTGGGTGATGCTAAAAGGAACCAATGTTTCATGTTATAAAAGCAAAGAAGAGGCCAGGGGAGAGCCACTGATCCTGTTGGCCCTAAAAG GATGTGAAGTTATTCCAGAGGTCAATTTCGCTTCTCAGAAGTTCTGCATTAGACTCCTTGTCCCATCTCCAGAAGGAATGAATGAAGTTTATCTGCGTTGTGAAAAT GAGCAGCAATATTCCCGCTGGATGGCTGGATGCCGTCTGGCAGCTAAAGGACGTACTATGGGTGACTCTTCTTACGATGGAGAAGTGCAAAGTATTCTGTCCTTCCTGAATCTCCAAAAATCCAATCAGCATACTTCTGCCTCTACAGCTGACTCCATCAATATGCTTGCCCTAGTATCACCAAGATACCAGAAAAAGCTCAAGCTTAAGCAG TTATCACCTCGTATCCTGGAGGCCTATCAGAATATTGCTCAGATTTCTCTTGTAGAAGCTAAACTGCGCTTTATTCAGGACTGGCAATCGCTACCGGACTTTGGAGTGTCATACTTTCTCGTAAG GTTTAAAGGTGCCCGTCGGGATGAAATACTGGGTATTGCAAGTAACCGTTTAATTCGCATCGACCTGAATGTCGGGGATGTGGTGAAAACCTGGATGTACAGCAACATGAAGCAGTGGAATGTTAACTGGGACATCAGACAG GTTTCCATTGAGTTCACAGAGAATATAAATGTTGCCTTCACCTGCGTTTCTGCTCCTTGCAAAGTTGTCCATGAATACATAGGTGGCTACATCTTCATGTCTACGCGGGCTAGGGACGGAGGAGCCAAGGGCCTCAATGAAGAGCTGTTTCATAAACTTACCGGTGGACATGAAGCCCTCTAA